A genomic stretch from Lepisosteus oculatus isolate fLepOcu1 chromosome 7, fLepOcu1.hap2, whole genome shotgun sequence includes:
- the nap1l1 gene encoding nucleosome assembly protein 1-like 1 isoform X1: MADMDNKEQAELDQADMEDVEEVEEEEAGEDVNSKARQLTVQMMQNPQILAALQERLDGLVGSPSGYMESLPKVVKRRVNALKNLQVKCAQIEAKFYEEVHELERKYAALYQPLFDKRSDIVKATYEPTDEECEWKADEEEELTVSGQEEMKEKAKVEEEKKDEEKEDPKGIPEFWLTVFKNVDLLSDMLQEHDEPILKHLQDIKVKFSDPGQPMSFTLEFYFEPNDFFTNEVLTKTYKMRSEPDESDPFSFDGPEIMGCTGCPIDWKKGKNVTLKTIKKKQKHKGRGTVRTVTKTVPNDSFFNFFAPPEVPENGDLEEDAEAVLAADFEIGHFLRERIVPRAVLYFTGEAIEDDDDDYDEEGEEADDEEGEEEADEENDPDYDPKKEANPPAECKQQ; this comes from the exons ATGGCAGACATGGACAA CAAAGAGCAAGCTGAGCTGGACCAGGCAGATATGGAAGATGTGGAGGAAGttgaagaagaagaagctggAGAAGATGTTAACAGCAAAG CTCGTCAGCTAACGGTCCAGATGATGCAGAACCCACAGATACTGGCAGCGCTGCAAGAGAGGCTGGACGGGCTGGTGGGGTCGCCGTCTGGCTACATGGAAAG TTTACCTAAGGTAGTCAAGAGACGTGTCAATGCCCTAAAGAACCTCCAAGTAAAATGCGCCCAAATTGAAGCCAAGTTCTATGAAGAAGTGCATGAATTGGAAAGAAAGTATGCAGCTCTTTATCAGCCACTGTTTGACAAG CGAAGTGATATCGTCAAAGCAACCTATGAGCCAACTGATGAGGAGTGTGAATGGAAGGCAGATgaggaggaagaactgacagtAAGTGGTCAG GAGGAGATGAAAGAGAAGGCAAAAGTTGAGGAGGAGAAAAAAGATGAAGAGAAAGAAGACCCTAAGGGGATTCCAGAATTCTGGCTGACTGTCTTTAAGAATGTTGACTTGCTCAGCGACATGCTGCAG gaGCATGATGAACCAATTCTAAAGCACTTACAAGACATCAAAGTAAAATTTTCAGATCCAGGGCAGCCAATG AGCTTTACATTAGAGTTCTATTTCGAACCCAATGACTTCTTCACAAATGAAGTACTGACGAAAACATACAAGATGAGGTCGGAGCCAGACGAGTCAGACCCTTTCTCCTTCGATGGGCCAGAAATCATGGGCTGCACAGG CTGTCCAATCGACTGGAAAAAGGGAAAGAACGTCACGTTGAAAACTATTAAGAAGAAGCAGAAGCACAAGGGGCGTGGCACAGTCAGGACAGTTACCAAAACGGTTCCCAACGATTCTTTCTTCAACTTCTTTGCTCCTCCTGAAG tTCCAGAGAATGGGGACCTG GAGGAGGATGCTGAGGCAGTGCTTGCTGCGGACTTTGAGATTGGGCATTTCCTCCGCGAGCGCATTGTACCGAGGGCCGTGTTGTACTTCACAGGCGAGGCAATTGAAGATGACGACGACGAT TATGATGAAGAGGGAGAGGAAGCAGATGATGAG GAAGGAGAAGAGGAAGCTGATGAGGAAAATGATCCCGATTATGACCCCAAG aaggaGGCAAATCCACCAGCTGAGTGCAAGCAGCAGTGA
- the nap1l1 gene encoding nucleosome assembly protein 1-like 1 isoform X3, with amino-acid sequence MADMDNKEQAELDQADMEDVEEVEEEEAGEDVNSKARQLTVQMMQNPQILAALQERLDGLVGSPSGYMESLPKVVKRRVNALKNLQVKCAQIEAKFYEEVHELERKYAALYQPLFDKRSDIVKATYEPTDEECEWKADEEEELTVSGQEEMKEKAKVEEEKKDEEKEDPKGIPEFWLTVFKNVDLLSDMLQEHDEPILKHLQDIKVKFSDPGQPMSFTLEFYFEPNDFFTNEVLTKTYKMRSEPDESDPFSFDGPEIMGCTGCPIDWKKGKNVTLKTIKKKQKHKGRGTVRTVTKTVPNDSFFNFFAPPEVPENGDLEEDAEAVLAADFEIGHFLRERIVPRAVLYFTGEAIEDDDDDYDEEGEEADDEEGEEEADEENDPDYDPKV; translated from the exons ATGGCAGACATGGACAA CAAAGAGCAAGCTGAGCTGGACCAGGCAGATATGGAAGATGTGGAGGAAGttgaagaagaagaagctggAGAAGATGTTAACAGCAAAG CTCGTCAGCTAACGGTCCAGATGATGCAGAACCCACAGATACTGGCAGCGCTGCAAGAGAGGCTGGACGGGCTGGTGGGGTCGCCGTCTGGCTACATGGAAAG TTTACCTAAGGTAGTCAAGAGACGTGTCAATGCCCTAAAGAACCTCCAAGTAAAATGCGCCCAAATTGAAGCCAAGTTCTATGAAGAAGTGCATGAATTGGAAAGAAAGTATGCAGCTCTTTATCAGCCACTGTTTGACAAG CGAAGTGATATCGTCAAAGCAACCTATGAGCCAACTGATGAGGAGTGTGAATGGAAGGCAGATgaggaggaagaactgacagtAAGTGGTCAG GAGGAGATGAAAGAGAAGGCAAAAGTTGAGGAGGAGAAAAAAGATGAAGAGAAAGAAGACCCTAAGGGGATTCCAGAATTCTGGCTGACTGTCTTTAAGAATGTTGACTTGCTCAGCGACATGCTGCAG gaGCATGATGAACCAATTCTAAAGCACTTACAAGACATCAAAGTAAAATTTTCAGATCCAGGGCAGCCAATG AGCTTTACATTAGAGTTCTATTTCGAACCCAATGACTTCTTCACAAATGAAGTACTGACGAAAACATACAAGATGAGGTCGGAGCCAGACGAGTCAGACCCTTTCTCCTTCGATGGGCCAGAAATCATGGGCTGCACAGG CTGTCCAATCGACTGGAAAAAGGGAAAGAACGTCACGTTGAAAACTATTAAGAAGAAGCAGAAGCACAAGGGGCGTGGCACAGTCAGGACAGTTACCAAAACGGTTCCCAACGATTCTTTCTTCAACTTCTTTGCTCCTCCTGAAG tTCCAGAGAATGGGGACCTG GAGGAGGATGCTGAGGCAGTGCTTGCTGCGGACTTTGAGATTGGGCATTTCCTCCGCGAGCGCATTGTACCGAGGGCCGTGTTGTACTTCACAGGCGAGGCAATTGAAGATGACGACGACGAT TATGATGAAGAGGGAGAGGAAGCAGATGATGAG GAAGGAGAAGAGGAAGCTGATGAGGAAAATGATCCCGATTATGACCCCAAG GTTTAA
- the nap1l1 gene encoding nucleosome assembly protein 1-like 1 isoform X2 — protein MADMDNKEQAELDQADMEDVEEVEEEEAGEDVNSKARQLTVQMMQNPQILAALQERLDGLVGSPSGYMESLPKVVKRRVNALKNLQVKCAQIEAKFYEEVHELERKYAALYQPLFDKRSDIVKATYEPTDEECEWKADEEEELTEEMKEKAKVEEEKKDEEKEDPKGIPEFWLTVFKNVDLLSDMLQEHDEPILKHLQDIKVKFSDPGQPMSFTLEFYFEPNDFFTNEVLTKTYKMRSEPDESDPFSFDGPEIMGCTGCPIDWKKGKNVTLKTIKKKQKHKGRGTVRTVTKTVPNDSFFNFFAPPEVPENGDLEEDAEAVLAADFEIGHFLRERIVPRAVLYFTGEAIEDDDDDYDEEGEEADDEEGEEEADEENDPDYDPKKEANPPAECKQQ, from the exons ATGGCAGACATGGACAA CAAAGAGCAAGCTGAGCTGGACCAGGCAGATATGGAAGATGTGGAGGAAGttgaagaagaagaagctggAGAAGATGTTAACAGCAAAG CTCGTCAGCTAACGGTCCAGATGATGCAGAACCCACAGATACTGGCAGCGCTGCAAGAGAGGCTGGACGGGCTGGTGGGGTCGCCGTCTGGCTACATGGAAAG TTTACCTAAGGTAGTCAAGAGACGTGTCAATGCCCTAAAGAACCTCCAAGTAAAATGCGCCCAAATTGAAGCCAAGTTCTATGAAGAAGTGCATGAATTGGAAAGAAAGTATGCAGCTCTTTATCAGCCACTGTTTGACAAG CGAAGTGATATCGTCAAAGCAACCTATGAGCCAACTGATGAGGAGTGTGAATGGAAGGCAGATgaggaggaagaactgaca GAGGAGATGAAAGAGAAGGCAAAAGTTGAGGAGGAGAAAAAAGATGAAGAGAAAGAAGACCCTAAGGGGATTCCAGAATTCTGGCTGACTGTCTTTAAGAATGTTGACTTGCTCAGCGACATGCTGCAG gaGCATGATGAACCAATTCTAAAGCACTTACAAGACATCAAAGTAAAATTTTCAGATCCAGGGCAGCCAATG AGCTTTACATTAGAGTTCTATTTCGAACCCAATGACTTCTTCACAAATGAAGTACTGACGAAAACATACAAGATGAGGTCGGAGCCAGACGAGTCAGACCCTTTCTCCTTCGATGGGCCAGAAATCATGGGCTGCACAGG CTGTCCAATCGACTGGAAAAAGGGAAAGAACGTCACGTTGAAAACTATTAAGAAGAAGCAGAAGCACAAGGGGCGTGGCACAGTCAGGACAGTTACCAAAACGGTTCCCAACGATTCTTTCTTCAACTTCTTTGCTCCTCCTGAAG tTCCAGAGAATGGGGACCTG GAGGAGGATGCTGAGGCAGTGCTTGCTGCGGACTTTGAGATTGGGCATTTCCTCCGCGAGCGCATTGTACCGAGGGCCGTGTTGTACTTCACAGGCGAGGCAATTGAAGATGACGACGACGAT TATGATGAAGAGGGAGAGGAAGCAGATGATGAG GAAGGAGAAGAGGAAGCTGATGAGGAAAATGATCCCGATTATGACCCCAAG aaggaGGCAAATCCACCAGCTGAGTGCAAGCAGCAGTGA
- the phlda1 gene encoding pleckstrin homology-like domain family A member 1, translating into MLEISGKVLKEGLLEKRSDGLLQLWKKKHCILTEEGLLLHPPKQHDHTHNQHHQMSPSSEPGKIKELHFSNMKTVDCVERKGKYIYFTVVMIEGKEIDFRCPQDEGWNAEITLQMVQYKNRQAILAVKSTRQKQQLLVVQLPGHKMIRNSQNLA; encoded by the coding sequence ATGTTGGAGATCAGCGGCAAGGTACTCAAAGAAGGTCTGCTGGAGAAAAGAAGCGACGGTCTGCTGCAGCTGTGGAAGAAGAAGCATTGCATCCTGACGGAAGAGGGGCTCCTGCTTCACCCCCCGAAACAGCATGACCACACGCACAACCAGCACCACCAGATGAGCCCCTCCAGCGAGCCCGGCAAAATCAAAGAGCTCCACTTCTCCAACATGAAGACGGTGGACTGCGTCGAGAGGAAGggcaaatacatttatttcacgGTGGTGATGATAGAAGGCAAAGAGATTGATTTTCGATGTCCGCAGGACGAAGGCTGGAACGCCGAAATTACTTTACAAATGGTGCAGTATAAGAACAGACAGGCTATCCTGGCAGTGAAATCGACGAGGCAAAAACAGCAGCTCCTGGTGGTTCAGTTGCCAGGGCACAAAATGATCAGAAACTCCCAAAATTTAGCATGA